One Cyanobacteria bacterium FACHB-DQ100 DNA segment encodes these proteins:
- the hpnI gene encoding bacteriohopanetetrol glucosamine biosynthesis glycosyltransferase HpnI encodes MNDSLVPTLIQIAGTLLLAIFFVLSLSTVIFYLFSIAAAIQFFSAKPEQNFDFQPPLTVLKPVCGLDENTYENLASFCTQDYPNYQLIFGTQDPNDPCIAIVQQLIQDFPDQDIQFVIDPTAIGINPKVNNLHNIALKAKHDLLVLADSDIWVDPNYLKQVIQPLSDPTVGVVTCMYRSRSQNLISAFEALSISTEFFPGVLVARKLEGMAFAFGATIALRQSVLAEIGGFEAIVNYIGDDFQLGYLPAKAGYKVVLSEYVVDHVLSTATISELLKHQTRWFRNTRFARSSSYFGLIFTYGTISSLLFFTMTQASALGWIVLITTWTVRYCAAWLIGVHCLQDAIAKQLLLLVPLRDGLSFCLWCYSFFGNTVEWRGRRLELTAGGAIVNDVPPAMS; translated from the coding sequence ATGAATGACTCGCTTGTTCCAACCCTAATTCAGATTGCAGGAACTTTGCTTCTTGCAATCTTTTTTGTTCTGAGTCTATCAACCGTTATTTTTTATCTGTTTTCGATCGCGGCTGCCATACAGTTCTTTAGCGCTAAGCCCGAGCAGAATTTTGATTTTCAGCCCCCCCTTACAGTCCTCAAACCCGTCTGTGGACTTGATGAGAACACTTATGAGAATCTTGCATCATTCTGCACACAAGACTATCCGAACTATCAACTCATCTTTGGAACCCAAGATCCGAATGATCCTTGTATTGCGATCGTCCAGCAATTAATCCAAGACTTTCCCGACCAAGACATTCAATTCGTGATTGATCCAACCGCGATCGGCATCAATCCCAAAGTAAATAACTTACATAACATTGCCCTCAAAGCAAAGCATGACCTTTTAGTTCTAGCAGATAGTGATATTTGGGTTGATCCGAACTATCTCAAGCAAGTGATACAGCCATTGAGTGATCCAACTGTTGGAGTTGTCACTTGTATGTATCGATCGCGCTCTCAAAATCTCATTTCCGCATTTGAAGCCTTGAGTATTTCAACGGAATTCTTTCCGGGTGTACTTGTGGCTCGAAAGCTTGAGGGAATGGCGTTCGCGTTTGGCGCAACGATCGCACTCAGGCAATCTGTCTTAGCTGAGATTGGAGGATTTGAGGCGATCGTGAACTATATCGGAGATGATTTTCAGCTTGGCTATCTCCCAGCGAAAGCAGGTTATAAAGTTGTACTTTCAGAGTATGTCGTTGATCATGTTCTTTCAACGGCAACAATTTCAGAACTTCTAAAGCATCAAACACGCTGGTTTCGCAACACGCGATTTGCACGATCGTCGAGTTATTTTGGATTAATTTTCACTTACGGAACCATCAGCAGTTTGTTATTTTTCACAATGACACAAGCTTCTGCTCTCGGTTGGATTGTTCTAATTACAACTTGGACAGTGAGATACTGTGCGGCTTGGTTGATTGGAGTGCATTGTTTACAAGACGCGATCGCGAAACAACTTCTATTACTTGTGCCCTTGCGGGATGGTTTAAGCTTCTGTCTGTGGTGTTATAGCTTCTTTGGCAATACTGTAGAATGGCGAGGGCGGCGACTCGAACTTACAGCGGGGGGTGCGATCGTCAATGATGTACCACCCGCTATGAGCTAG
- a CDS encoding ferritin-like domain-containing protein — MKLGSEEHKQLFCQDFMATHLEYEPETMSFPELNEAELDRLRRIPFWGIALDTEREAGMMVSAMADTIGDPEIRAAIALQGEEESRHARLIECLIRHYDLQVEEPPTPVLPKNITQAFTDFGFGECLDSFFAFGMFGLARQAKYLPESMFTLFDPILDEEARHIVFFVNWTTYVQAQQGRSDVLRGVHSAFHYGRALFNLGKMVLAKDGNEGFTATGAKTFVDDLTLPQFLSATISENQQRMSRFDDRLLEPKLLPRLASIALRATTLLPNRPTEMKAEVSR; from the coding sequence ATGAAGCTTGGATCTGAGGAACATAAGCAGCTTTTTTGCCAAGATTTTATGGCAACTCATCTGGAGTATGAGCCAGAGACAATGAGCTTTCCAGAACTCAATGAAGCCGAACTCGATCGCTTGCGGCGGATTCCGTTCTGGGGAATTGCACTCGACACCGAGCGAGAAGCGGGCATGATGGTTAGCGCCATGGCAGACACGATCGGCGATCCTGAGATTCGAGCCGCGATCGCGCTTCAAGGCGAAGAAGAATCCCGCCACGCTCGCCTAATCGAATGTCTGATTCGCCACTACGATTTACAAGTCGAAGAACCCCCCACACCCGTTCTACCGAAAAATATTACTCAAGCCTTCACAGATTTCGGATTTGGAGAATGCTTAGATTCATTTTTTGCCTTTGGAATGTTTGGCTTAGCTCGCCAAGCGAAGTATTTACCTGAGTCAATGTTTACGCTGTTTGATCCGATTCTGGATGAGGAAGCCCGGCACATTGTTTTCTTCGTCAATTGGACTACTTATGTTCAAGCGCAACAAGGACGATCGGACGTTTTACGAGGTGTGCATTCTGCTTTCCATTACGGACGTGCTTTGTTTAACTTAGGCAAAATGGTGCTGGCAAAGGATGGAAATGAAGGTTTTACGGCAACAGGCGCAAAAACTTTTGTCGATGATTTGACCTTGCCACAGTTTTTATCAGCAACCATTAGCGAAAATCAGCAGCGCATGAGCCGGTTTGACGATCGCTTACTCGAACCGAAATTATTACCGCGACTTGCCTCGATCGCGCTCCGAGCGACAACACTCCTGCCCAATCGCCCCACCGAGATGAAAGCAGAAGTGAGTCGTTAA
- a CDS encoding Nif11-like leader peptide family natural product precursor — translation MSQHHAAELFKAVQKDHVLKVRLQATSDPETFVKIANDRGYAVTESEVEEWVNRFPASELAALFNPGVGGRQRLIPR, via the coding sequence ATGTCGCAACACCATGCTGCTGAATTGTTTAAAGCGGTTCAAAAAGATCATGTACTCAAAGTTCGGTTACAAGCAACGAGCGATCCTGAAACCTTTGTCAAGATTGCTAACGATCGCGGTTATGCAGTCACTGAGTCAGAGGTGGAGGAGTGGGTCAATCGTTTTCCTGCGTCGGAGCTTGCGGCTTTGTTTAATCCAGGAGTGGGTGGGCGGCAGCGTTTGATTCCCCGATAG
- a CDS encoding peptidase domain-containing ABC transporter, whose product MLTNDLATTLPWESPPLCFLSPEQQVQFKTTAEARRYKLGEVLWSSEDAGVQMIVLSGKVRLVGEDNSSRVLQPGDWIGDLLDLPGWKARAASGDVQAVQWRSEQWMTVRSPDVDRFWAITRSRYLPQLDQSPQPVSGFPFVSGMNSAAACLTMVANHLQNPVQLDWVQRQLRGQRPTNVVDAAEKLGLQLRRIQTTWKEARLLNFPALMLWNDTAEPHWVVAYGVRGDRWIISDPQDPIMTPQAVHRSFMDQVWDGQLWQVEAVQKQERFNLTWFLPAVWKYRGLLGEVLFASFTLQLLGLATPLITQVVIDRVMVQGSIPTLDVMAIALLGVAVFEALLGILRLFIFTHTARRLDLSLSAQLFRHLMRLPLAYFESRRVGDTVARVQELENIRQFLTGTALTVILDSIFAVVYLALMFFYSIPLTGVALAVLPLYAALTLTTTPILRNWLNETFNRSADSQSFLVETVTGIHSVKAHSAEKPSRDRWEGLFARYIRTSFKASTTSNISNNLGDFLTNFSYLLILWVGAHLVIKQELTVGQLVAFQMLSGRVTGPLLRLVQLWQNLQQVLLSVDRIGDILNVAPEAEPGTGLVLPPLKGQVSFDQVFFRYSPNQEPVLKGISFDVQPGMLVGVVGRSGSGKSTLSKLLQRLYLPESGQITIDGFDIKSADLHSLRSQMGVVLQEDFLFNSNIIDNISLGRPDITAEQVVEAARMAAAHDFVSELPQGYETNVGERGTALSGGQRQRVALARLFLSNSPILVLDEATSALDSETEQQVLQNLQSISDNRTVFLIAHRFAPLKRADLILVMEKGLIAEKGTHDELLRKKGLYWSLYQRQQASV is encoded by the coding sequence ATGCTAACGAACGACCTCGCGACAACTCTCCCCTGGGAATCGCCGCCCCTCTGTTTTCTCAGTCCTGAACAACAGGTGCAATTTAAGACCACCGCCGAAGCGCGTCGCTATAAGCTAGGCGAGGTGCTTTGGTCGAGTGAAGACGCTGGAGTGCAAATGATTGTTCTCAGCGGCAAAGTGCGCCTGGTCGGGGAAGATAACAGTTCCCGCGTTTTGCAGCCCGGAGACTGGATTGGCGATTTATTAGACTTACCCGGATGGAAAGCGAGAGCCGCTAGTGGTGATGTGCAGGCAGTACAGTGGCGCAGTGAACAGTGGATGACTGTACGTTCACCGGATGTTGATCGCTTTTGGGCAATTACGCGATCGCGATATCTGCCGCAACTGGATCAGTCGCCGCAGCCTGTGTCTGGATTTCCCTTTGTGTCAGGGATGAATAGCGCGGCAGCTTGTTTAACGATGGTTGCAAATCATCTGCAAAATCCCGTGCAGCTTGATTGGGTGCAGCGCCAATTGCGTGGACAGCGCCCGACGAATGTGGTGGATGCAGCCGAAAAGTTGGGGCTACAGTTGCGCCGAATTCAGACGACCTGGAAAGAGGCGCGGCTGCTGAATTTTCCGGCGCTGATGCTGTGGAATGATACGGCAGAGCCGCATTGGGTAGTAGCCTATGGAGTCAGGGGCGATCGCTGGATTATTTCTGATCCGCAAGATCCCATCATGACTCCGCAAGCGGTGCATCGATCTTTTATGGATCAGGTGTGGGATGGGCAACTGTGGCAGGTTGAAGCCGTTCAGAAGCAAGAGCGATTTAATTTAACCTGGTTCCTGCCTGCGGTGTGGAAATACCGCGGCTTGCTCGGAGAAGTGCTGTTCGCTTCATTTACGCTGCAACTGTTGGGACTGGCGACTCCGCTGATTACCCAGGTGGTGATCGATCGCGTCATGGTGCAGGGCAGTATTCCGACGCTGGATGTGATGGCGATCGCGCTCTTAGGGGTCGCTGTGTTTGAGGCGCTACTGGGGATTTTGCGGCTATTTATCTTTACGCATACGGCGCGACGGTTGGATTTGAGCCTTTCTGCCCAGTTGTTTCGGCATTTGATGCGGCTGCCGTTGGCTTATTTTGAGTCGCGGCGGGTTGGAGACACCGTAGCGCGGGTGCAGGAATTAGAGAATATTCGGCAATTCCTCACGGGAACGGCTTTAACCGTGATTCTCGACTCGATTTTTGCAGTCGTTTATCTAGCGTTGATGTTCTTCTACAGCATTCCGCTCACGGGTGTTGCCTTGGCGGTCTTGCCTTTGTATGCGGCTTTGACGCTGACAACCACACCGATTCTGCGGAATTGGCTGAATGAGACGTTTAACCGGAGTGCGGATAGTCAGTCCTTTTTGGTGGAGACAGTCACAGGGATTCATTCGGTGAAAGCGCACAGTGCTGAAAAGCCGTCGCGCGATCGCTGGGAGGGTCTGTTTGCTCGCTATATTCGCACCAGCTTTAAGGCTTCGACGACTTCTAATATCAGCAATAACTTGGGTGATTTTCTGACGAATTTCTCGTATCTGCTGATTCTGTGGGTTGGGGCGCACTTGGTGATCAAGCAAGAGCTAACCGTGGGTCAGTTGGTGGCGTTTCAGATGCTGTCTGGACGAGTAACGGGGCCTTTATTGCGGTTGGTGCAACTGTGGCAGAACCTACAGCAAGTGTTATTGTCGGTCGATCGGATCGGGGATATCCTCAACGTTGCGCCGGAAGCAGAACCTGGAACCGGATTGGTGTTGCCGCCCTTGAAGGGGCAGGTTTCGTTTGATCAAGTCTTTTTCCGTTATAGCCCGAACCAAGAACCTGTACTGAAGGGCATTTCGTTCGATGTGCAGCCGGGGATGCTGGTGGGCGTGGTTGGGCGCAGTGGATCGGGTAAGAGTACGCTGTCGAAATTGTTGCAGCGCTTGTATTTGCCGGAGTCGGGACAGATTACGATCGATGGCTTCGACATCAAGAGCGCAGATCTGCATTCGTTACGCAGCCAGATGGGTGTTGTGTTGCAGGAGGACTTTCTCTTTAATAGCAACATTATTGATAACATCAGTCTTGGTCGTCCGGACATTACAGCCGAACAGGTAGTTGAGGCAGCGCGAATGGCGGCGGCGCACGACTTTGTTAGCGAACTGCCTCAAGGTTACGAAACGAATGTAGGAGAACGGGGAACAGCCCTTTCTGGGGGGCAGCGCCAGCGGGTTGCGTTGGCGAGATTGTTTCTCTCGAATAGCCCGATTTTGGTATTAGATGAAGCGACGAGCGCACTCGATAGTGAGACCGAGCAACAGGTTTTACAGAATTTGCAGTCGATTTCAGACAATCGGACGGTGTTTCTGATTGCTCACCGCTTTGCACCTCTGAAGCGGGCAGATTTGATTTTGGTGATGGAGAAGGGATTGATTGCTGAGAAAGGAACACACGATGAACTGCTGCGGAAGAAGGGCTTGTATTGGTCGCTGTATCAACGTCAGCAAGCTTCGGTGTAA
- a CDS encoding EamA family transporter, producing MDTRVWIALLGFVFADSIGNIFISAGMKQMGEFHPFPLKTLPRRLLHVFNNFQISCGIFSTVVGFFLFISLLSWANLSLVYPSTSLTYVVSLFGARFILHENISRARLLGTILVGVGVALVSIG from the coding sequence ATGGATACGAGAGTTTGGATTGCATTATTAGGGTTCGTCTTTGCAGACTCGATCGGCAATATCTTCATCAGCGCAGGCATGAAGCAGATGGGCGAGTTTCATCCATTTCCGTTGAAAACATTACCGCGCCGATTGTTGCATGTGTTCAATAACTTTCAAATTAGCTGTGGCATCTTTTCTACAGTAGTCGGCTTCTTTCTATTTATTTCTCTGTTGAGTTGGGCAAATCTGAGTTTGGTCTATCCCTCAACTTCTCTAACCTATGTGGTTAGCCTATTTGGTGCACGTTTCATTCTGCACGAAAATATCTCACGCGCTCGACTGCTTGGAACGATTTTAGTCGGTGTGGGTGTCGCGCTTGTGTCGATCGGTTAA
- a CDS encoding D-alanyl-D-alanine carboxypeptidase, translated as MRHSALLVCLLLVGCTQLEAAKSPPADSPKPEEASRKVVFPPPAPTAPLALAPTTPDPNTSAIVQQYLSKLSAQGYSQAAQGIWIQSGDTLLANHQGTKPLSAASLTKVATSLAALQTFGADHRFETVIGTTGTVENGIVKGDLIVRGGSDPFFVWEEAIALGNALNQLGIKQVTGDLIVTGQFFMNFETDLGKAGTLLKEGLNSKTWSGEAISQHQTLPAGTPKPQIAIAGRVKVAANPPQFTQIATHRSLPLAELLKKMNRFSNNAMSEIVASSVGGAKVVSLKAAQAAGVPQNEVILVNGSGLAVENRISPRAVCSMFLAIDQLLKPAKMTIGDIFAIVGNDQGILDGRKLPTGLVTKSGSLNEVSALAGALPTSQKGIVWFVIMNGGGANLEGFRAGQESLLNTLANQWGRVPTAPNELASNRDRANLKSVIEKAN; from the coding sequence ATGCGCCACTCTGCTTTGCTTGTTTGCCTGCTGCTGGTTGGATGCACCCAGTTAGAAGCGGCAAAATCGCCCCCTGCTGACAGCCCTAAACCTGAAGAAGCTAGCCGTAAAGTTGTATTTCCGCCTCCTGCGCCAACGGCACCGCTAGCTCTTGCACCCACTACCCCTGATCCCAATACCAGCGCGATCGTTCAGCAATATCTCTCAAAGCTGTCGGCTCAAGGGTATTCGCAAGCGGCTCAAGGCATTTGGATTCAATCGGGTGATACCCTACTGGCAAATCATCAGGGCACAAAGCCTTTGTCAGCTGCTTCCTTAACCAAGGTTGCAACGTCTCTGGCTGCACTGCAAACCTTTGGCGCGGATCACCGGTTTGAAACGGTGATTGGAACAACTGGAACAGTTGAAAACGGCATTGTTAAAGGAGACTTGATTGTTCGGGGTGGGAGTGATCCGTTTTTTGTTTGGGAAGAAGCGATCGCGCTGGGGAATGCGCTGAATCAGCTTGGCATTAAACAAGTCACAGGTGATCTGATAGTGACTGGACAGTTCTTTATGAACTTCGAGACGGATTTGGGCAAGGCAGGAACATTGCTCAAAGAAGGATTGAATTCAAAAACCTGGTCGGGTGAGGCGATCTCGCAACATCAAACGCTTCCTGCTGGGACTCCGAAGCCTCAGATTGCGATCGCGGGTCGTGTTAAAGTCGCCGCGAATCCTCCGCAGTTTACACAGATTGCGACACATCGATCGCTGCCGCTGGCTGAACTATTGAAGAAGATGAATCGCTTCAGCAATAACGCAATGTCAGAAATTGTTGCAAGCTCGGTTGGGGGTGCAAAGGTTGTTTCACTCAAAGCAGCGCAAGCAGCAGGCGTGCCTCAGAATGAAGTCATTTTAGTCAATGGTTCAGGTTTGGCGGTTGAAAATCGTATTTCTCCGCGTGCGGTCTGTTCGATGTTTCTTGCGATCGATCAGTTGCTTAAGCCTGCCAAGATGACGATCGGGGACATTTTCGCGATCGTGGGTAATGATCAGGGCATTCTTGACGGGCGTAAGCTGCCAACCGGATTAGTGACAAAATCCGGTAGCTTAAACGAAGTGAGCGCACTCGCAGGAGCATTACCGACCAGTCAAAAAGGCATTGTTTGGTTTGTGATCATGAACGGTGGTGGTGCAAACTTAGAAGGCTTTCGGGCAGGGCAAGAATCATTGCTGAATACCTTGGCGAATCAGTGGGGACGAGTGCCAACGGCTCCAAATGAGCTTGCGTCCAATCGCGATCGAGCGAATCTTAAATCTGTGATTGAGAAAGCAAACTAG
- a CDS encoding peptidylprolyl isomerase: protein METNTFLTIDDDSLSLRDCLRYLQTSGKLQGFIGDILRQYVIETEVKNRDDLDINPAVIEQAVVDFRIQQQLTDPKQFQEWLNRNGLDYTAFHQQISTNFKNEKLKILATEPRLQEYFIERKVFLDRVVLSRIIVESQELADELKLQISEGERFEMLAREHSIADDRIANGMMGPVSRGTMPDAVRAVIDSANVGDIVGPIELENRWALFRIEEVIPATLDNQQLKQMLTTELFDRWLAEKIQKMTVKLQVND, encoded by the coding sequence ATGGAAACCAACACTTTTCTCACGATTGACGACGACTCACTCAGCCTGCGCGATTGCCTGCGTTATCTCCAAACCTCTGGAAAGCTCCAAGGGTTTATTGGGGATATTTTACGTCAGTACGTAATCGAGACTGAAGTAAAAAATCGCGATGACCTTGATATTAATCCAGCCGTAATCGAACAGGCGGTCGTTGACTTTCGGATTCAGCAGCAACTCACCGATCCGAAGCAGTTCCAAGAGTGGCTCAACCGCAATGGGCTGGATTACACAGCATTTCACCAGCAAATTTCAACCAACTTTAAGAACGAGAAGCTAAAGATCTTGGCGACCGAACCGCGCCTACAGGAATATTTTATTGAGCGTAAAGTATTTCTTGATCGCGTGGTGCTGTCTCGGATTATTGTCGAAAGCCAAGAATTAGCAGACGAATTGAAGCTGCAAATTAGCGAGGGAGAGCGGTTTGAGATGCTGGCACGGGAGCATTCGATCGCGGACGATCGGATCGCAAACGGCATGATGGGGCCTGTCAGTCGCGGTACAATGCCCGACGCGGTCAGAGCGGTGATCGATTCTGCCAATGTGGGGGATATTGTCGGCCCGATTGAACTCGAAAATCGATGGGCGCTTTTCCGGATTGAGGAAGTAATCCCTGCAACTTTAGATAATCAGCAATTAAAACAAATGCTGACGACGGAATTGTTCGATCGTTGGCTCGCTGAGAAAATTCAAAAGATGACCGTGAAACTGCAGGTAAACGATTAG
- a CDS encoding HAD hydrolase-like protein: MFDFDGTIVDSVEIGIAITNRLAIRFGFPPFDEETLEELKYLGSREALTRSQIPVWQLPFLIRRFTQELNQEIPNLQLFPGMQETLLELKQQGCCLGIVSTNSVKNIQEFLRVQNLTSTFDLISANYALFGKSRLIQKIIRHRKFDSNQIYYVGDETRDIEAAKKSGVYSVAATWGLNAAEILSQNDPDFLIHHPKELLHLLNS; encoded by the coding sequence TTGTTCGATTTTGACGGAACCATTGTTGATAGCGTTGAAATTGGGATTGCAATTACAAATCGTTTAGCGATTCGATTTGGATTTCCTCCTTTTGACGAAGAAACCTTAGAAGAACTCAAATATTTGGGATCAAGAGAAGCCCTCACGCGATCGCAGATTCCCGTCTGGCAGTTGCCTTTTCTGATTCGTCGCTTTACTCAAGAGCTGAATCAAGAAATCCCAAATTTGCAGCTCTTTCCCGGAATGCAAGAAACATTACTAGAACTAAAACAGCAAGGATGCTGTTTAGGAATTGTTTCAACCAATTCTGTTAAGAACATTCAAGAGTTTCTCAGGGTGCAAAACCTGACATCCACGTTTGATCTGATTTCTGCAAATTATGCCCTATTTGGTAAAAGTCGATTAATTCAGAAAATCATCCGACACAGAAAGTTTGATTCCAATCAGATTTATTATGTCGGCGATGAAACTCGCGATATTGAAGCCGCCAAAAAAAGCGGCGTTTACTCTGTTGCGGCAACTTGGGGATTAAATGCGGCTGAGATTTTGAGCCAGAACGATCCTGATTTTTTGATTCATCACCCGAAAGAACTCCTGCACTTATTAAACAGTTGA
- a CDS encoding branched-chain amino acid transaminase: protein MHTFLPIAYFKNQFVPFAEANLSIATHALHYGTGAFGGLRGIPNPENPNQVLLFRLDRHCKRLSSSAKFLSYDLPADKIESIITEFVKKNRPERSFYIRPFVYTSDLGIAPRLHNIEKDFFVYGLELGDYLSPEGVSCRISSWYRQEDRSLPLRGKISGAYITSSLAKTEAVSSGFDEAILLNSQGKVSEASGMNIFVVRNGELITPGYDQDILEGITRDSILTIARDLGIKVVERPVDKSELFIADEVFLSGTAAKITPVKRIETFEFGTTRPITDRLREVLTAVTENRDERYREWVNAIDIG, encoded by the coding sequence ATGCACACTTTTCTTCCCATTGCGTATTTCAAGAATCAATTTGTGCCGTTTGCTGAGGCGAATTTGTCGATCGCAACGCACGCACTTCATTATGGAACAGGCGCGTTTGGCGGATTGCGCGGCATTCCTAATCCTGAAAATCCCAATCAAGTGCTGTTATTCCGGCTCGATCGTCACTGCAAACGCCTCAGCAGCAGCGCCAAATTCTTGAGCTACGATTTGCCTGCGGATAAGATTGAGAGCATCATCACCGAGTTTGTGAAGAAGAATCGACCGGAGCGATCGTTCTACATCCGTCCGTTTGTCTACACTTCAGATCTGGGAATTGCACCCCGTCTGCACAATATTGAGAAAGACTTTTTTGTTTACGGGCTAGAGTTAGGCGATTACTTGTCTCCAGAAGGAGTGAGTTGCCGAATTAGTTCCTGGTATCGCCAAGAAGACCGCAGTTTACCGTTACGCGGCAAGATCAGCGGCGCTTATATCACGTCTTCGCTTGCCAAAACTGAAGCAGTTTCCTCTGGATTCGATGAAGCGATTTTGCTCAACTCGCAAGGCAAAGTGAGCGAGGCATCGGGCATGAATATTTTTGTGGTGCGAAACGGGGAATTGATTACGCCCGGATACGACCAAGATATTTTGGAAGGGATTACGCGGGACAGTATTTTGACGATCGCTCGTGATTTGGGAATCAAAGTTGTGGAGCGCCCAGTCGATAAATCAGAGTTGTTCATCGCCGATGAAGTCTTTTTGAGTGGAACCGCCGCGAAGATTACGCCAGTGAAGCGGATTGAAACGTTTGAATTTGGCACAACTCGACCGATCACCGATCGCTTACGCGAAGTGCTAACGGCTGTAACTGAAAACCGGGATGAACGCTATCGGGAATGGGTGAACGCGATCGATATTGGCTAG
- the hpnK gene encoding hopanoid biosynthesis-associated protein HpnK, with translation MLKSSTQVDRRWMRINADDFGFSTGVNQAIITAHQQGVLTSTSIMVTGDAADEAIELAKANPSLAVGLHLVLGMGRSALPPEQIPHLVDAEGNFPDDPGRAGLRYQFSAKARQELPLEIRAQLEKFRQTGLKLSHVDGHLHLHAHPVILRHLVDLAEEFEIPEIRLPSEELSIALEIDRSGWIAKTVGSLVFSGLRRYGENLLKKHRIQFADRVYGLLQTGQITESYLLELIPKITADRVEIYSHPAITVPGEPSNAPLNLGFIELEALLSDRVRAALEAHGFELAVGSNP, from the coding sequence ATGTTAAAGTCATCAACTCAAGTCGATCGTCGGTGGATGAGAATCAACGCCGACGATTTTGGCTTCTCAACCGGAGTCAATCAGGCAATTATCACCGCACATCAGCAGGGCGTTCTCACCAGCACCAGCATTATGGTGACGGGGGATGCCGCCGACGAAGCGATCGAGCTTGCGAAAGCCAATCCTTCTCTAGCGGTAGGATTGCATTTGGTGTTGGGAATGGGACGATCGGCATTGCCACCCGAACAGATTCCCCACTTGGTTGATGCTGAGGGGAACTTTCCTGATGATCCGGGCAGGGCAGGATTGCGATATCAATTCAGCGCCAAAGCGAGACAAGAATTACCGCTTGAAATTCGTGCCCAGCTTGAGAAATTTCGGCAAACGGGCTTAAAGCTGTCTCATGTGGATGGACATTTGCATTTACATGCTCACCCCGTTATTTTGCGGCATTTAGTTGATTTGGCAGAAGAATTCGAGATCCCAGAAATCCGCTTGCCTTCAGAAGAATTGAGCATTGCCCTAGAGATCGATCGCTCCGGTTGGATTGCAAAAACTGTAGGATCATTAGTATTTTCTGGATTGCGACGCTATGGAGAGAACCTTTTGAAGAAGCACCGGATTCAATTTGCCGATCGCGTTTATGGATTGCTCCAGACAGGACAAATCACAGAATCATATTTGCTCGAACTGATTCCAAAAATTACAGCCGATCGGGTAGAAATCTATTCTCATCCCGCCATTACTGTTCCTGGAGAGCCGAGTAATGCCCCGCTCAATCTGGGATTTATCGAGCTAGAAGCATTGCTGAGCGATCGTGTTCGCGCTGCCCTTGAAGCTCATGGATTTGAGTTAGCAGTAGGTTCTAATCCATGA